A part of Aegilops tauschii subsp. strangulata cultivar AL8/78 chromosome 2, Aet v6.0, whole genome shotgun sequence genomic DNA contains:
- the LOC109750811 gene encoding remorin 4.1, with product MLSGQTAVSGSSSSIIVISRGVEQGSGSGEQQHQRRPIEVEEGEEPEFRDIHALSPPRALSLYRRSRPGSRDSWGSAAGAGGSRHTSIRSVGSDTAPSELFPTMSREFSAMVAAAASANASSSAAAGHRESVDRVANEDALGRIGEEELEETNPLAIVPDSNPIPSPRRGLSPRPVEVAAPGAGHGQGDEVSVGQVKKDEVETKIAAWQIAEVAKVNNRFKREEVVINGWEGDQVEKASAWLNKYERKLEEKRAKAMEKAQNEVARARRKAEDKRASAEAKRGTKVARVLELANFMRAVGRAPTKRSFF from the exons ATGTTGAGTGGACAAACGGCGGttagtggcagcagcagcagcatcatcGTCATCAGCCGCGGCGTCGAGCAGGGGAGCGGGAGCGGGGAGCAGCAGCACCAGCGGCGGCCGATCGAGGTGGAAGAGGGGGAGGAGCCAGAGTTCAGGGACATCCACGCGCTGAGCCCGCCCCGCGCGCTGAGCCTGTACCGCCGGAGCCGGCCGGGCAGCAGGGACTCTTGGGGGTCTGCGGCGGGGGCAGGGGGGAGCAGACACACGTCGATTCGCTCCGTCGGGAGCGACACCGCCCCCAGCGAGCTCTTCCCTACTATGAGCAGGGAGTTCTCGgccatggtcgccgcagcagccaGCGCTAACGCCTCGTCCTCCGCCGCGGCGGGCCACAGGGAGAGCGTGGACCGCGTGGCGAACGAGGACGCGCTGGGGAGGATCGGCGAGGAGGAGCTGGAGGAGACGAACCCGCTCGCCATCGTGCCGGACAGCAACCCCATCCCGTCGCCGCGCCGGGGGCTGTCGCCGCGCCCGGTGGAGGTGGCGGCGCCCGGTGCCGGACATGGACAGGGCGACGAGGTGTCGGTGGGGCAGGTGAAGAAGGACGAGGTGGAGACCAAGATCGCGGCGTGGCAGATCGCGGAGGTCGCCAAGGTCAACAACCGCTTCAAGCGCGAGGAGGTCGTCATCAACGGGTGGGAGGGCGACCAGGTCGAGAAGGCCAGCGCATGGCTCAACAAGTACGAG aggaagctggaggagaaGCGGGCCAAGGCGATGGAGAAGGCGCAGAACGAGGTGGCCAGGGCCCGGCGGAAGGCGGAGGACAAGCGTGCGTCGGCGGAGGCCAAGAGGGGCACCAAGGTGGCGCGCGTGCTGGAGCTCGCCAACTTCATGCGGGCCGTCGGCAGGGCGCCCACCAAGCGCTCCTTCTTCTGA